A portion of the Acidobacteriaceae bacterium genome contains these proteins:
- a CDS encoding glycosyl hydrolase family 28 protein codes for MIQAQRSNRRKFLKLAGVGAAGAMLAPVHSLLAEQYRRVSIAAKGAVGDGSTLNTAKIQAAIDELAHSGGGTLVIPQGVFLSGAIFLKPKVHLYLEPGAVLKGSTNTSDYPKRMTRVEGHFEEWLPALLNADGCDGLRVTGSGTLDGSGAPFWKAFWDARAKDSKTKNLDVPRPRLAFIENSRDVQLRGLTFKDSGFWNLHLYRCQQVLVENMSFEVPDGQRCPSTDGTDIDSCQHVTIRGCSYRVDDDCVCLKGSKGPAAMEDKDSPAVEHIRIENCTYYRGGGIVTLGSEATVVRDVVVTGCVIKGKVNVLRLKLRPDTPQLYENVHMSDITLEATGGKIIYCAPWKQYFDLKGAAPPKSIVRNITLESIKGKGNAFGEIVGNAGQSSISDITFANINVQLVDPKLTIQSETHVVLKNVVVNGKPYNLLNQS; via the coding sequence TGCCGAGCAGTACCGGCGTGTTTCTATTGCGGCGAAGGGAGCGGTTGGTGATGGTTCAACGCTGAACACTGCGAAGATTCAAGCTGCGATTGATGAGCTTGCACATTCTGGTGGTGGCACTCTTGTCATTCCGCAAGGTGTGTTCCTAAGCGGTGCGATTTTCTTGAAGCCAAAGGTTCATCTTTATCTTGAGCCGGGTGCTGTTCTCAAGGGATCAACGAATACGAGCGACTATCCGAAGCGCATGACGCGAGTAGAGGGGCACTTCGAAGAGTGGTTGCCCGCGCTACTTAATGCAGACGGATGCGATGGCTTGCGTGTTACCGGCTCAGGGACGTTGGACGGTAGTGGAGCGCCGTTCTGGAAGGCGTTCTGGGATGCTCGAGCGAAGGACAGCAAGACGAAGAATCTCGATGTGCCTCGACCGCGACTTGCGTTTATTGAGAATTCAAGAGATGTACAGCTTCGCGGCCTGACCTTCAAAGACTCTGGTTTCTGGAATCTGCATCTGTATCGTTGTCAGCAGGTGCTGGTGGAGAACATGAGCTTTGAGGTTCCAGATGGTCAGCGCTGCCCGTCAACGGATGGTACGGACATCGATAGCTGCCAACACGTCACCATTCGTGGATGCAGCTACCGCGTCGATGATGATTGCGTTTGCCTCAAGGGTTCGAAAGGGCCCGCTGCGATGGAGGATAAGGATAGCCCCGCAGTGGAACATATTCGCATTGAGAACTGCACGTACTATCGCGGCGGTGGCATCGTTACGTTGGGCAGCGAGGCAACAGTCGTTCGCGATGTTGTCGTAACGGGTTGTGTGATCAAGGGCAAGGTCAACGTGTTGCGTCTGAAGCTACGTCCTGACACTCCGCAACTCTACGAGAACGTTCACATGAGCGACATCACTCTGGAAGCGACTGGCGGCAAGATTATCTACTGCGCCCCGTGGAAGCAGTACTTCGATTTGAAAGGCGCTGCTCCTCCGAAGTCAATCGTTCGTAACATTACGTTGGAGAGCATCAAAGGGAAGGGCAATGCCTTCGGTGAGATTGTTGGCAATGCTGGACAGAGCTCTATTAGCGACATCACGTTTGCGAACATCAATGTGCAGCTTGTAGACCCCAAGCTTACGATTCAGAGTGAGACGCACGTGGTACTGAAGAATGTTGTGGTCAACGGGAAGCCGTACAACCTGTTGAATCAAAGCTGA